In Rhodovulum sulfidophilum DSM 1374, the following are encoded in one genomic region:
- a CDS encoding 5-aminolevulic acid synthase: MQLSNGPAKPNANRKTCAAAGPGAALTRGVGLGLALGLGAALTASAAPVDGKDARKLVFKPDGAEVAVVDLPFLSETDRKTLVVVGAQQPYYGAIAVAPTEGLRSKATLAAANYHDVDAARVAALRRCDAARKPEGAPCVIAAEIRPKGWEPRALQLSADATDGLRSEYGRRGGPRAMAISPSTGRWAVIKGQGAASRALEACADQSGATDCRIAVEDR, encoded by the coding sequence ATGCAGCTGAGCAACGGGCCTGCGAAGCCGAATGCCAACCGGAAGACGTGCGCCGCGGCGGGGCCGGGGGCTGCGCTGACGCGCGGGGTCGGGCTGGGGCTGGCATTGGGGCTGGGAGCGGCACTGACCGCCTCGGCTGCGCCGGTCGATGGCAAGGACGCGCGCAAGCTTGTGTTCAAGCCCGACGGCGCCGAGGTCGCGGTGGTCGACCTGCCCTTTCTGTCGGAAACCGATCGCAAGACCCTGGTCGTCGTGGGGGCGCAGCAGCCCTATTACGGCGCCATCGCGGTCGCGCCGACCGAGGGACTGCGGTCCAAGGCGACGTTGGCAGCGGCCAATTACCACGATGTCGACGCAGCCCGCGTTGCGGCGCTCAGGCGCTGCGACGCGGCCCGCAAGCCCGAGGGCGCGCCCTGCGTGATCGCCGCCGAGATCCGGCCGAAGGGGTGGGAGCCGCGCGCATTGCAGCTGTCGGCGGATGCCACGGACGGGCTGCGCAGCGAATACGGGCGCCGGGGCGGTCCGCGTGCGATGGCCATCTCGCCATCGACGGGGCGCTGGGCGGTGATCAAGGGGCAGGGTGCCGCGTCCCGGGCGCTGGAGGCCTGCGCGGACCAGTCCGGTGCCACGGATTGCCGGATCGCGGTCGAGGACCGTTAA
- a CDS encoding helix-turn-helix domain-containing protein, which produces MIRRRQPRAAEHSHHKPKGFDAFELRLGDVMRGERATLGKSLLDVQRELKIRATYIAAIENADPTAFETPGFIAGYVRSYARYLGLDPEWAYRRFCEEGDFATVNAMDAAASHKPQPARRKSVSEPLADPNAIFVPRGPAMFSQVQPGAIGSVLVLLSLIAVLGYGGWSVLKEIQQVRLAPLDDQPGLMADVDPLQVAENAPVSDRAPSAPPSVDALDRLYRPQILDRPVMVARDGPIATIDPGEIGVLVSDRSQRAVERSFDTAVATALAEAGAGGQRPGLVREPRAAENGAVQVVAADATPELAILAVRPAWVRISAADGTVLLEKILDAGESYVLPRTEKPPRLRAGNSGSVYFSVNGRTYGPSAPGAKVAKNIELSPRALTERYQLADIQADPDLAVALAQNDVPTTRAGGPSR; this is translated from the coding sequence ATGATCAGGCGCAGGCAGCCGCGCGCGGCTGAGCACTCGCACCACAAACCCAAGGGGTTCGACGCGTTCGAGTTGCGCCTTGGGGATGTCATGCGGGGCGAGCGGGCGACGCTCGGAAAATCCCTGCTGGATGTCCAGCGTGAGCTGAAGATCCGCGCCACCTATATCGCCGCCATCGAGAATGCCGACCCCACCGCCTTCGAGACCCCCGGTTTCATCGCGGGCTATGTGCGGTCCTATGCCCGCTATCTCGGGCTCGATCCGGAATGGGCCTATCGCCGCTTCTGCGAAGAGGGCGATTTCGCGACCGTCAACGCGATGGATGCAGCCGCGTCCCACAAGCCGCAGCCGGCGCGTCGCAAGTCCGTCTCCGAGCCGCTGGCCGACCCCAATGCCATTTTCGTGCCCCGCGGCCCGGCGATGTTCTCGCAGGTCCAGCCCGGGGCCATCGGATCGGTGCTGGTGCTGCTGTCGCTGATCGCCGTGCTCGGCTATGGCGGCTGGTCGGTGCTGAAGGAGATCCAGCAGGTTCGGCTCGCGCCGCTCGACGACCAGCCGGGCCTGATGGCCGATGTCGATCCGCTTCAGGTCGCCGAGAACGCGCCGGTCTCGGACCGGGCGCCCTCTGCCCCGCCGTCGGTCGATGCGCTCGACCGGCTCTATCGTCCCCAGATCCTCGATCGTCCGGTGATGGTCGCCCGCGACGGACCGATCGCGACCATCGACCCGGGCGAGATCGGCGTTCTGGTCAGCGACCGGTCGCAGCGCGCGGTCGAGCGTTCTTTCGACACTGCCGTCGCGACGGCGCTGGCCGAGGCAGGGGCCGGAGGGCAGAGGCCGGGCCTCGTGCGCGAGCCCCGCGCCGCGGAGAACGGAGCCGTTCAGGTTGTCGCCGCCGATGCGACACCCGAGCTCGCGATCCTCGCGGTCCGGCCGGCCTGGGTCCGGATCTCGGCGGCTGACGGAACCGTGCTGCTCGAAAAGATCCTGGATGCGGGAGAAAGCTACGTGCTGCCCCGTACCGAAAAACCGCCGCGGCTGCGCGCGGGGAATTCGGGCTCGGTTTATTTCTCGGTCAACGGGCGGACCTACGGGCCGTCGGCTCCGGGGGCGAAGGTGGCCAAGAATATCGAACTGTCGCCCCGGGCGCTGACCGAACGCTATCAACTGGCCGATATCCAGGCCGATCCCGATCTGGCGGTGGCGCTGGCGCAGAACGACGTGCCGACGACACGCGCCGGCGGCCCGTCGCGCTAG
- a CDS encoding TIGR00730 family Rossman fold protein: MTLQNPSICVFCGSRDGDRPAYAAQADALGHALAEAGWRLVYGAGDVGLMGRVARAAQGSGGQTFGVIPVHLLDREVGKRDLSAFIVTENMHERKKVMYMNSDAIVVLPGGAGSLDEFFEVLTWRQLGLHAKPIYLLNTEGFWNPLSALIHHFIDEGFAEPSLAGYVRMVSDVPALMEDLRDALSSRRLSAE, translated from the coding sequence ATGACCCTTCAAAACCCATCCATCTGTGTCTTCTGCGGCTCACGCGACGGCGACCGTCCCGCCTATGCGGCCCAGGCCGACGCGCTGGGCCATGCCCTGGCCGAGGCGGGCTGGCGGCTGGTCTATGGCGCGGGCGATGTCGGGCTGATGGGCCGGGTCGCACGGGCGGCGCAGGGCTCGGGCGGGCAGACCTTCGGGGTGATCCCGGTGCACCTGCTGGACCGCGAGGTCGGCAAGCGCGACCTGTCGGCCTTCATCGTGACCGAGAACATGCATGAGCGGAAGAAGGTCATGTACATGAATTCGGACGCGATCGTGGTGCTGCCGGGCGGTGCCGGGTCGCTGGACGAATTCTTCGAGGTGCTGACCTGGCGCCAGCTCGGGCTGCATGCCAAGCCGATCTACCTGCTCAATACCGAAGGCTTCTGGAACCCGCTGAGCGCGCTCATCCATCACTTCATCGACGAGGGCTTCGCCGAGCCCTCGCTGGCAGGCTATGTCCGCATGGTGTCCGACGTGCCCGCGCTGATGGAGGATCTGCGCGACGCCCTGTCCAGCCGCAGGCTTTCGGCCGAATAA
- the ispG gene encoding flavodoxin-dependent (E)-4-hydroxy-3-methylbut-2-enyl-diphosphate synthase, with translation MSLNSVRPWRSIDRRKTRQIHVGPVAVGGDAPISVQTMTNTVTTDVKGTIGQILRAAEAGADIVRVSVPDEDSSRALKEIVAESPVPIVADIHFHYKRGIEAAEAGAACLRINPGNIGDAKRVKEVIKAARDHGCSMRIGVNAGSLEKHLLEKYGEPCPEAMVESALEHIRILEDNDFFEFKISVKASDVFLAAAAYQGIAEVTEAPIHLGITEAGGFVSGTIKSAIGLGNLLWMGVGDTLRVSLSADPVEEVKVGYEILKALGLRHRGVNIISCPSCARQGFDVIRTVEALEKRLEHIKTPMSLSIIGCVVNGPGEALMTDVGFTGGGNGNGMVYLAGKQDHRISNEAMIDHIVEEVEKKAAEIESTETSSGVEAAE, from the coding sequence ATGTCGCTCAATTCCGTGCGCCCCTGGCGCAGTATCGACCGCCGAAAAACCCGTCAGATCCATGTTGGCCCCGTCGCCGTGGGCGGCGATGCGCCGATTTCGGTCCAGACCATGACCAATACGGTGACGACCGATGTGAAGGGCACGATCGGACAGATCCTGCGGGCGGCCGAGGCGGGTGCCGATATCGTGCGGGTCTCGGTGCCAGACGAGGATTCGTCGCGCGCGCTGAAGGAAATCGTCGCCGAAAGCCCGGTCCCGATCGTCGCCGACATCCATTTCCACTACAAGCGCGGGATCGAGGCTGCCGAGGCGGGCGCTGCCTGCCTGCGCATCAATCCCGGCAATATCGGCGATGCCAAGCGGGTGAAGGAGGTCATCAAGGCCGCCCGCGATCATGGCTGCTCGATGCGGATCGGGGTGAATGCCGGGTCGCTGGAAAAGCACCTGCTCGAGAAATACGGCGAGCCCTGTCCCGAGGCGATGGTCGAGTCGGCGCTCGAACATATCCGCATCCTCGAGGATAACGACTTCTTCGAGTTCAAGATCTCGGTGAAGGCCTCCGACGTGTTCCTGGCCGCGGCTGCCTATCAGGGCATCGCCGAGGTGACCGAGGCGCCGATCCATCTGGGCATTACCGAGGCGGGGGGATTCGTCTCCGGCACCATCAAGTCGGCGATCGGTCTGGGCAACCTGCTGTGGATGGGGGTCGGCGACACGCTGCGGGTCTCGCTCTCGGCCGACCCGGTCGAGGAGGTCAAGGTCGGCTACGAGATCCTCAAGGCGCTGGGGCTGCGGCACCGGGGCGTGAACATCATCTCCTGCCCGTCCTGCGCGCGGCAGGGCTTCGATGTGATCCGGACCGTCGAGGCGCTGGAGAAGCGTCTCGAACATATCAAGACCCCGATGAGCCTGTCGATCATCGGCTGCGTGGTGAACGGGCCGGGCGAGGCGCTGATGACCGATGTCGGCTTTACCGGCGGCGGCAACGGCAACGGCATGGTCTATCTCGCGGGCAAGCAGGACCACCGGATTTCGAACGAGGCGATGATCGACCATATCGTCGAGGAGGTCGAGAAGAAGGCCGCTGAGATCGAGTCCACCGAGACCTCCTCCGGGGTCGAAGCGGCCGAGTAG
- the rarD gene encoding EamA family transporter RarD, with protein sequence MSPLRPAAKGVLAMVGASAIWGLSSMYYKLLAHVPPLEVLSHRTIWSLVFFGLVLALQGRLVELWRLFGQARALWLVAAAAVMISTNWFFFIYAIQIGHAVEASLGYYIFPLVAVALGFAVLGERPSALQWGAVGLAAVAVGALTWGLGVAPWMSLALAGTFALYGLAKRGVPAGPVVSVTAEVVLLLPLALVWLWGVHVAGWPGLTGRALGAFGQDLGDSLLLVFSGPLTAVPLMLFSYATKRVDFATVGLVMYLNPTLQVLVATLVFREPFTGWHILAFALIWTALALYSAESLRLDRASRRSSISAGTSDTMRT encoded by the coding sequence ATGAGCCCGCTGCGCCCGGCTGCGAAGGGCGTTCTGGCGATGGTGGGGGCCTCGGCGATCTGGGGCCTGTCCTCGATGTATTACAAGCTTCTGGCCCATGTCCCGCCGCTTGAGGTGCTCAGCCACCGGACGATCTGGTCGCTGGTCTTCTTCGGGCTGGTGCTGGCGCTGCAGGGGCGGCTGGTCGAGCTCTGGCGGCTGTTCGGTCAGGCCCGGGCGCTCTGGCTGGTGGCGGCGGCGGCGGTGATGATCTCGACCAACTGGTTCTTCTTCATCTACGCGATCCAGATCGGCCATGCGGTCGAGGCGAGCCTTGGCTATTACATCTTCCCGCTGGTCGCGGTGGCGCTGGGCTTCGCGGTGCTGGGCGAGCGACCCTCGGCGCTGCAATGGGGCGCGGTGGGCCTTGCCGCTGTGGCCGTCGGAGCGCTGACCTGGGGGCTTGGCGTCGCGCCCTGGATGTCGCTGGCGCTGGCGGGAACCTTCGCGCTTTACGGGCTGGCCAAGCGTGGCGTGCCCGCCGGGCCGGTGGTTTCGGTCACCGCCGAGGTCGTGCTGCTGCTGCCGCTGGCGCTGGTCTGGCTCTGGGGGGTGCATGTCGCGGGCTGGCCCGGGCTGACCGGCCGGGCGCTGGGCGCCTTCGGCCAGGATCTCGGCGACAGCCTGCTCTTGGTCTTTTCCGGGCCGCTGACGGCGGTGCCGCTGATGCTGTTCAGCTATGCCACCAAGCGGGTCGATTTCGCGACCGTGGGGCTGGTGATGTATCTGAACCCGACCTTGCAGGTTCTGGTGGCGACACTGGTCTTCCGCGAGCCCTTCACCGGCTGGCACATCCTGGCCTTCGCCCTGATCTGGACGGCGCTTGCGCTTTATTCGGCCGAAAGCCTGCGGCTGGACAGGGCGTCGCGCAGATCCTCCATCAGCGCGGGCACGTCGGACACCATGCGGACATAG
- the hemA gene encoding 5-aminolevulinate synthase, whose product MDYTAALDASINRLHEEGRYRTFIDIERRKGAFPEAVWSRPDGENQDIVVWCGNDYLGMGQHPVVVGAMQDAIAATGAGSGGTRNISGTTIHHRRLEAELADLHHKEAALVFNSAYMANDATLSTLPVLFKDLVIVSDELNHASMIQGIRRGRCEKHIFRHNDMAHLRQVLESIEKGRPILIAFESVYSMDGDFGPIEEICDLADEFGALTYIDEVHAVGMYGARGAGVAERDNLMHRIDIINGTLAKAYGVFGGYVAASAKMCDAVRSYAPGYIFTTSLPPTIAAGACASVHHLKTDATLREKHQDRARVLKARFKGLGMPVIDHGSHIVPLIVGDPVHTKRISDMLLEGYGIYVQPINFPTVPRGTERLRFTPSPVHTPEQMDALIRAMDELWSQCALNRAELTA is encoded by the coding sequence GTGGATTATACCGCTGCTTTGGACGCATCCATCAACCGGCTGCACGAAGAGGGGCGCTACCGCACCTTCATTGACATCGAACGGCGCAAGGGCGCTTTCCCCGAGGCGGTCTGGAGCCGTCCCGATGGCGAGAACCAGGACATCGTCGTCTGGTGCGGCAACGACTATCTCGGCATGGGCCAGCACCCCGTCGTCGTCGGCGCCATGCAGGATGCGATCGCTGCGACCGGTGCCGGGTCGGGCGGCACCCGCAACATCTCGGGCACCACGATCCATCACCGCCGCCTCGAGGCCGAACTGGCCGATCTGCACCATAAAGAGGCCGCGCTGGTCTTCAACTCGGCCTATATGGCCAATGATGCCACGCTCTCGACCCTGCCGGTGCTGTTCAAGGATCTGGTCATCGTCTCGGACGAGCTGAACCATGCCTCGATGATTCAGGGCATTCGCCGCGGCCGCTGCGAAAAGCACATCTTCCGCCACAACGACATGGCGCATCTGCGTCAGGTGCTCGAAAGCATCGAGAAGGGCCGTCCGATCCTGATCGCCTTTGAATCGGTCTATTCGATGGATGGCGATTTCGGCCCGATCGAGGAAATCTGCGACCTGGCAGACGAATTCGGCGCGCTGACCTATATCGACGAGGTCCACGCGGTCGGCATGTACGGCGCCCGCGGCGCCGGTGTCGCCGAGCGCGACAATCTGATGCACCGGATCGACATCATCAACGGCACCCTGGCCAAGGCCTATGGCGTGTTCGGCGGCTATGTCGCGGCCTCGGCCAAGATGTGCGATGCCGTCCGCTCCTATGCGCCGGGCTACATCTTCACCACCTCGCTGCCGCCGACCATCGCGGCCGGGGCCTGCGCCTCGGTGCATCACCTCAAGACCGATGCCACCCTGCGCGAGAAGCACCAGGACCGCGCCCGCGTGCTCAAGGCCCGCTTCAAGGGGCTGGGCATGCCGGTGATCGATCATGGCAGCCATATCGTGCCGCTCATCGTCGGCGATCCGGTCCACACCAAGCGGATCTCGGACATGCTGCTGGAAGGCTACGGCATCTACGTGCAGCCGATCAACTTCCCGACCGTGCCGCGCGGCACCGAGCGTCTGCGCTTCACGCCCTCGCCGGTGCATACGCCCGAGCAGATGGATGCGCTGATCCGGGCGATGGACGAACTCTGGTCGCAATGTGCGCTGAATCGCGCCGAACTCACGGCCTAG
- a CDS encoding DsbA family protein, whose amino-acid sequence MKLVLCLAVAVATATPGLALPLNDAERVAFRAELRAYLLEHPEVIREALEGAETRRMARHANADLARIEAHAETLFRAPDDWTGGAPDGDVTLVSFVDYRAEGARRALDAAREAAERDDQLRLVVKEAPRPGDEAAERAARFALAVLRLAGPAAYEAAQSRLFDAGATLDAATLDRISAELGLDPAEATTRMAGADITAKLAETRALAKALELGPAPAQVLRRTMVRGDVPAVALLRMVEAIRRKK is encoded by the coding sequence ATGAAGCTGGTGCTGTGTCTTGCTGTTGCGGTGGCGACGGCCACTCCGGGCCTCGCCCTTCCGCTGAACGACGCCGAGAGGGTCGCCTTCCGGGCCGAGCTTCGCGCCTATCTGCTGGAGCATCCCGAGGTCATCCGCGAGGCTCTGGAGGGTGCCGAGACGCGCCGGATGGCGCGCCATGCCAATGCCGATCTGGCCCGCATCGAGGCCCATGCCGAGACGCTTTTCCGCGCACCGGATGACTGGACGGGCGGCGCGCCGGACGGCGACGTGACGCTGGTCAGCTTCGTCGACTACCGCGCCGAAGGGGCAAGGCGGGCGCTTGACGCGGCGCGCGAGGCAGCCGAGCGGGACGACCAGCTGCGGCTGGTGGTCAAGGAGGCGCCCCGCCCCGGCGACGAAGCGGCCGAGCGCGCCGCGCGCTTCGCTTTGGCGGTGCTTCGACTGGCGGGCCCCGCGGCCTATGAGGCCGCCCAGAGCCGGTTGTTTGACGCGGGCGCCACGCTCGACGCCGCCACGCTCGACCGGATATCGGCGGAACTGGGGCTGGACCCGGCAGAGGCGACGACACGGATGGCGGGCGCGGACATCACCGCAAAGCTGGCCGAGACCCGCGCCCTCGCCAAGGCGCTGGAGCTGGGCCCCGCCCCCGCGCAGGTCCTGAGGCGGACCATGGTGCGCGGCGACGTGCCCGCCGTCGCGCTCCTGCGCATGGTCGAGGCGATACGCCGCAAGAAGTGA
- a CDS encoding pyridoxal phosphate-dependent aminotransferase encodes MKVSSRGEVDPFIVMDVMEAAARAESQGRRIIHMEVGQPGTPAPAAARKALARAMEESPLGYTLGLGLPALRARIAALYRDWYGVDLNPERVVVTPGSSGGFTLAFTSLFDVGARVGIGAPGYPSYKAILKALGLEPVMIRTETQHRLQPVPGDLPQDLDGLLVASPANPSGTMLDRDALAALIDAAHARGAAFISDEIYHGIEYERKAVTALEITDETYVINSFSKYFSMTGWRVGWMVVPEDHIRRVERLVQNLFICAPHASQVAALAALDCGDELQANMEVYRKNRALMLEGLPKAGFTRIAPPDGAFYVYADVSDLTTDSRAFAAEILEKAGVAVTPGLDFDPERGAGTLRFSYARSTADIEEGLARLARFMASR; translated from the coding sequence ATGAAGGTTTCAAGCCGAGGCGAGGTCGATCCCTTCATTGTGATGGATGTGATGGAGGCCGCCGCCCGGGCCGAATCGCAGGGGCGCAGGATCATCCACATGGAGGTGGGCCAGCCCGGCACCCCCGCACCCGCCGCGGCCCGGAAGGCGCTGGCCCGCGCGATGGAGGAAAGCCCGCTGGGCTATACCCTTGGTCTTGGCCTGCCCGCGCTTCGTGCCCGGATCGCCGCGCTTTACCGCGACTGGTACGGCGTCGATCTGAACCCCGAGCGGGTGGTGGTGACGCCGGGTTCGTCGGGCGGCTTCACGCTGGCCTTCACCTCGCTTTTCGATGTCGGCGCCCGGGTCGGGATCGGCGCGCCGGGCTATCCCTCCTACAAGGCGATCCTCAAGGCGCTGGGGCTCGAGCCGGTGATGATCCGGACCGAAACCCAGCACCGCCTGCAACCGGTGCCGGGCGATCTGCCCCAGGATCTCGACGGGCTGCTGGTGGCCTCTCCCGCCAACCCTTCGGGCACGATGCTCGACCGCGACGCGCTGGCCGCGCTGATCGACGCCGCCCATGCCCGCGGCGCGGCCTTCATCTCGGACGAGATCTATCACGGCATCGAATACGAGCGCAAAGCCGTGACCGCGCTCGAGATCACCGACGAGACCTATGTCATCAACTCCTTCTCGAAATATTTCTCGATGACCGGCTGGCGGGTCGGCTGGATGGTCGTGCCCGAGGATCATATCCGCCGGGTCGAGCGTCTGGTGCAGAACCTCTTCATCTGCGCGCCCCATGCCAGCCAGGTCGCGGCGCTGGCAGCACTCGATTGCGGTGACGAGCTTCAGGCCAATATGGAGGTCTACCGGAAGAACCGCGCGCTGATGCTGGAGGGGCTGCCGAAGGCGGGCTTCACCCGGATAGCGCCACCCGACGGGGCCTTCTATGTCTATGCCGATGTGTCGGACCTGACGACCGACAGCCGCGCCTTCGCCGCCGAGATCCTTGAAAAGGCCGGTGTCGCGGTGACCCCGGGGCTCGATTTCGACCCCGAGAGGGGGGCGGGCACGCTGCGCTTTTCCTATGCCCGTTCGACCGCCGATATCGAGGAGGGCCTGGCCCGGCTCGCCCGTTTCATGGCGTCGCGATGA
- a CDS encoding DsbA family protein, with amino-acid sequence MTRMTAAALMALGLAAPLAAQAEAFDLTDMSAAERTAFRAEVRSYLMDNPEVLMEAIGVLEQRQANAQAQNDETLVRVNAEDIFEDGVSWVGGNPEGDVTLVEFTDYRCTYCRKSYSEVSDLVASDGNIRFVVKEFPILGEQSVLSSRFAIAVKQLAGDAAYEKIHDALITFRGNVSDESLKRLAEENGLDAAAVLERMKAPEVEKVIADNHALAQRLQISGTPTFILGDQMIRGYVPLEGMKQLVEDARAD; translated from the coding sequence ATGACCCGCATGACCGCAGCCGCGCTGATGGCCCTTGGCCTCGCCGCCCCCCTCGCAGCTCAGGCCGAGGCCTTCGACCTCACCGACATGAGCGCGGCCGAGCGCACGGCCTTCCGCGCCGAGGTACGGTCCTATCTGATGGACAATCCCGAGGTGCTGATGGAGGCGATCGGCGTCCTCGAACAACGCCAGGCCAATGCCCAGGCGCAGAATGACGAGACGCTGGTCCGGGTCAATGCCGAGGACATCTTCGAGGATGGCGTTTCCTGGGTCGGCGGCAATCCCGAGGGCGACGTGACCCTCGTCGAGTTCACTGATTACCGCTGCACCTACTGTCGCAAATCCTATTCCGAAGTCTCGGACCTGGTCGCAAGCGACGGCAATATCCGCTTCGTGGTGAAGGAATTCCCGATCCTGGGCGAGCAATCGGTGCTGTCCTCGCGCTTTGCCATCGCGGTCAAGCAACTGGCCGGGGACGCGGCCTATGAGAAGATCCATGACGCCCTGATCACCTTCCGCGGCAATGTCAGCGACGAGTCGCTGAAACGGCTGGCCGAGGAGAACGGGCTGGATGCGGCCGCGGTGCTGGAGCGGATGAAGGCCCCCGAGGTCGAGAAGGTGATCGCCGACAATCACGCGCTGGCGCAACGGCTGCAGATCTCGGGCACGCCCACCTTCATCCTCGGCGACCAGATGATCCGGGGCTATGTGCCGCTCGAGGGCATGAAGCAACTGGTCGAGGACGCGCGGGCGGACTGA
- a CDS encoding M48 family metalloprotease, whose amino-acid sequence MGAMTGPARGLIGLALALILSFAPAASRAQSLIRDAEIEYALKRLTQPLAVAAGLSPERVRVMVLRDSSLNAFVLDSQTVMVHSGLLLRLESAAELQAVISHELAHIANGHITRRLSNMRSAGSAAAMGMLMSLAVAAAGHADAGAGIAMGSSSTAQRLFFAHTRAEEASADQAGARYMARAGISPQAMVKVLEIFRGQEALSQSRQDPYIRTHPLNADRLRNARGYASAYSGAVQSDTQADYWFARARGKLGAFLQNPRYTLRRAEKDKTAVGMMRRAVAWHRTPDARRAMAEIARLEAARGSDPFVQELKGQILLESRQFGPAVQAYARAVQMAPKEPLILAGYGRALLALDRPAENRKALAALEKARARDPRDPRMLRDLAVAYARTGNNGMASVATAERYAVAGRMKTAAVHARRAEGLLPRGSPGWLRADDILAAAEKLKQR is encoded by the coding sequence ATGGGAGCCATGACGGGACCGGCGCGCGGCCTGATCGGCCTGGCGCTGGCGCTGATCCTGAGCTTTGCCCCGGCGGCCTCGCGGGCCCAGTCGCTGATCCGCGATGCCGAGATCGAATATGCGCTGAAACGCCTGACCCAGCCGCTGGCCGTCGCCGCCGGGCTCAGCCCCGAGCGGGTCCGGGTGATGGTGCTGCGGGATTCGAGCCTGAACGCCTTCGTCCTCGACAGCCAGACGGTGATGGTGCATTCGGGCCTTCTGCTCAGGCTGGAAAGCGCGGCCGAGTTGCAGGCGGTGATCTCGCATGAGCTGGCCCATATCGCCAATGGCCATATCACGCGCAGGCTGTCCAACATGCGCAGCGCGGGATCGGCCGCGGCGATGGGGATGCTGATGTCGCTGGCGGTCGCGGCGGCGGGCCATGCGGATGCGGGCGCGGGAATTGCCATGGGGTCCTCCTCGACCGCGCAGCGGCTTTTCTTCGCCCATACCCGGGCCGAGGAGGCCTCGGCCGACCAGGCGGGCGCGCGCTACATGGCGCGGGCCGGGATCTCTCCGCAGGCGATGGTCAAGGTGCTCGAGATCTTCCGCGGTCAGGAGGCGCTGAGCCAAAGCCGACAGGACCCCTATATTCGCACCCACCCGCTCAATGCGGACCGGCTGCGCAATGCGCGCGGTTATGCCAGCGCCTATAGCGGCGCGGTGCAGTCCGATACCCAAGCCGATTACTGGTTTGCCCGCGCCCGGGGCAAGCTGGGCGCCTTCCTGCAAAACCCGCGCTACACGCTGCGCCGCGCCGAAAAGGACAAGACGGCCGTCGGCATGATGCGCCGCGCCGTGGCCTGGCACCGCACCCCCGACGCGCGCCGCGCGATGGCCGAGATCGCGCGGCTGGAGGCGGCGCGGGGCAGCGATCCGTTCGTGCAGGAGCTGAAAGGACAGATCCTTCTGGAATCGCGCCAGTTCGGCCCGGCAGTGCAGGCCTATGCCCGCGCCGTGCAGATGGCGCCGAAAGAGCCGCTGATCCTTGCCGGCTACGGCCGCGCGCTGCTGGCGCTCGACCGGCCGGCCGAGAACCGCAAGGCCCTGGCCGCGCTTGAAAAGGCGCGGGCCCGCGACCCCCGCGACCCACGGATGCTGCGCGATCTGGCCGTGGCCTATGCCCGCACCGGCAATAACGGCATGGCCTCGGTCGCGACCGCCGAACGGTATGCCGTCGCCGGCCGGATGAAGACCGCCGCTGTCCATGCCCGCCGCGCCGAAGGGCTGCTGCCGCGCGGCTCGCCGGGCTGGCTGCGGGCCGATGACATCCTCGCCGCAGCCGAAAAGCTGAAACAGCGATGA